One part of the Salvelinus fontinalis isolate EN_2023a chromosome 4, ASM2944872v1, whole genome shotgun sequence genome encodes these proteins:
- the LOC129852763 gene encoding uncharacterized protein LOC129852763, with the protein MYPKRKSKMFSQIISAEIALGLVLCTAYRIISKNIFSQQEESQPVDSEQFELTRSLVCVWLASNIKFLLIKCNSNPVSLSAHSTSRLIAFLALLLDSCYGINSQRVYTNERSTVDMAVCSFFIVSSVVLFFLDHSQLQNRVDLRMIFSDSQKFFLQMDFFATFVFGLLWLAFPDWLLGFQPIAGSKDIFHLHLSRAFGAMMVGDSFVSFTTQNFQPNKEKPSVFISRAVGSLVLLVFLVHSQLSTSAWAPAQVWFGLVGASLWTGNSILGYLSSKQQNM; encoded by the exons ATGTATCCGAAAAGAAAAAGTAAAATGTTTAGTCAAATTATTTCGGCAGAAATTGCTTTAGGTCTTGTTCTGTGTACAGCATATCGGATCATTTCGAAGAACATTTTCAGTCAACAG GAGGAGAGTCAACCGGTTGACAGTGAACAGTTTGAGCTAACAAGGTCACTAGTGTGTGTATGGCTTGCAAGCAACATAAAGTTCCTACTCATTAAATGCAACAGCAATCCAGTTTCACTGTCTGCACATTCAACATCCAGGCTGATT GCATTTCTGGCACTTCTACTGGATAGCTGCTACGGAATTAATTCTCAGAGAGTATATACTAACGAA CGGTCTACAGTggacatggctgtgtgctctttCTTCATAGTGAGCAGTGTTGTCCTCTTCTTTTTGGACCATAGCCAGCTGCAGAACAGAGTGGACTTGCGCATGATCTTCAGTGACTCTCAGAAGTTCTTCCTTCAGATGGACTTTTTTGCCACCTTTGTCTTTGGCCTCCTCTGGCTGGCCTTCCCCGATTGGCTCCTAGGATTCCAG CCCATTGCAGGTTCTAAGGACATCTTCCATCTTCACCTCAGTAGAGCCTTTGGCGCCATGATGGTTGGTGACAGTTTTGTCTCTTTTACAACACAGAATTTCCAACCCAACAAAGAAAAGCCGTCAGTGTTCATAAGCCGAGCAGTG GGCAGCTTGGTGCTGCTGGTGTTCCTGGTCCACTCTCAGCTGAGCACCTCTGCCTGGGCCCCTGCCCAGGTCTGGTTTGGCCTGGTGGGAGCCAGCCTCTGGACAGGAAACTCCATCTTAGGTTACCTCAGCTCTAAACAACAAAATATGTAA